The sequence ttttccccacttccacggttctttcatttttaattttccaactatttaaattttcattatcataatattaggaaTTTATACACATATTATTCTGACTTCTTAAATTtacaactgaaaaaaatatatatatattttgtttgtttctccaaatattttgactatataaaTAACAGCTTTTAACTgtgatatttcaactttatgctactaaactgacattattattatttatttaatttacaacatttgttcttaatattttgactttattcttgtaaaattactgcatactttttctttgttgtttatttgtatgtttttttttttatgttaaatcaTGTTTTTAGACGATGCTGAGGGCCAATAGGCCTCTGGTTTAGTTTGTTTAGCGCTGTCGCTCATGCTAATACAACATGAGTTACCAAAGTAGATGATCAagggtcaccatggcaacaattACTCCAGAGTAAGCAGCAACTGTTGAAAGCAAATGTATTGATAGTTAATGTAATTGTTTGTGTTTCCCTGCTTTAGGTGATCGTTAGCGGGTGACTGACAGCAGCATCCAGCCTTAAAATGGCCCAAGTGCTGCATATGGACCCTGGCTTCCCAGGTACACTTagaataatgtttaaaatgctaAGAGTTGCCTTTGTGATGTCGTTTCACTCGAGTGATGTCAAGGCTTTAAGGTTAAACGGCACTGGGCTGCATTATCTAGCCTGCATACACAAATAACAATGGCCCCAAAGTTGATCCCATTTTCTGAGGTCTGAGCCCAAGATTAGACACAGATTTCCGTTTGTTTAAAGTTGATTTCCTTCCCCTGCAGGGAAACTCAGCTCGCCAGCTCCCCCGTCCTTACACGGCAAAGAACAGGAGGCGCCCTACTCAGTGGAGACCCCCTACGGCTACCGTCTGGATCTAGATTTCCTCAAGTATGTCAACGACATAGAGAAGGGAAACACCATCAAGAAGGTGCCGATTCAACGCCGTCCGCGCTATGGCTCGCTGCCCCGCGGCAGCTATGGCTACACAGGCTCCTGGTGGACCTCCACCGAGTCTCTGTGCTCCAATGCCAGCATGGAGAGTCGTCACTCCTCGTATTCCTACTGCGCTCCGGGCTACCACACCACACAGAGGCCCAGCTTCAGCACCGCTCGTGTGGAGAAGACCTTACTGGATGCGCGCAGGAAGCTGGAAGAGGAGAAAGAAGGACGGAGATTCTGTAACCTGGGTAGCATGCACAGCAGCGTGGCGGGCTCCAACACCTCCATCAGCAGCGCGCACAGCTTCAACCGAGCCCAGGGCGGGGGAGGAACCTTCACTCCCGTGAGCTCCGGCCTCTCCACTCCGGTGACACCCACTCCGGCTCACCTGCAGCACGTCAGGGAGCAGATGGCAGCCGCCCTTAGGAAGATCCGAGACCTTGAGGAGCAGGTGAAGACCATCCCTGTTCTACAGGTGAAGATCTCTGTGCTGCAAGAAGAGAAGCGGCAGCTCAGTGTCCAACTGAAGAGTCAGAAGTTTCTGGGCCACACAATGAGTTTTAATCGAGGTCGGAGCAGAGGCGAGCTGTACATCGATATCCCAGAAGAAGATGTGAGCTCCGGAGCGAAGGACAACGGCAAAACATCTGTGCCGCTATCTCCCACCACACCCGAAGGCTCCAAACAAGACTCAGGATGTGAGATTGAGGACACAGTTATCGTCGCCGGAGCCAGACCGGATGCAAAGCGAGAGGTGCGCACTATTGGAGTCGGACCAGAGGGAGAGAAGAGCAGCCGGCAGGTTGGGGTCGGAGTTCGGGAGGTCGATCTGGGGCTACTACCTGAGGCTGAAGCTTTAAAGAATCAAGTGGTTCACCTGGAAGGTCAGCTGAAAAGAATgatggaggagctgcaggctaCTTCTGCCCGGAAGGACACTGGCCCTCGGGCGGAGCACCCAGTgatggccaccagtctgggATGGCAGGAGCTACAGGACAGCAACCTGCAGACTCTTGTCACCTTCACGCAGCAGTCCCCACACAGGGAACAGAGGACTGTTGGGATCCAGGTGTACACTCTGGAGCAACCTACTGTGGTGGAAGTGGGCTCTCTGCTGCGAGCGGTGAGCTGCAGCCCACCTTCTGCGGGCATTGTTGACCACAACAGAGGACCAACTGAAGGTTCAACAGGTACTGTTGCAAAACTACTACcacaaaaattgtatttaaactGTGCAGgtatttttaaaagtacaatAGGACTTGTATCTCCAGTAGGTGTGCCGGTCGCAGTCAGTTCCAAGCAGGTCCGTGATGTTCTCAAGAGCGAGCTGTCCACCTCAGTACCCGTATCCAACCCCGCCATGACTGTAGGCACCGCCGAGAATCAGATGGCCGCTGTCATGTATTTCAAAGAGGAGGAGACATGCCTTGACCGTAGCGCGGAGACTTTTCAGTCACAAGATGGCCACACGACAGGTAATCTTATTGTTAAGACACTCCTCTCAACCTCCATTCCTCCATTTATGGAACCTTCTTTTCATTCCAGCCTCGTCTCCGCTATCGTATCTGAGATCCATCATGAAACGGAAAGCAGAGGGGGAACCGGGCTCGCCATCTACGAAGAAAAACCTACAGTTCATCGGTGTTAATGGAGGGTAAGAGTCTTTTAAACTCACTGaacataacattaggtacagcaGCCGATATCTTGAGATCACAggacattaaaataaatttccaGGTATTTTGCACACAGCCTGGACACTGTTCTACTATTAACTGGGTGTCTTTTAACCTTTAATATGGCACCCCTCCCTGTATAAATAACTCAATATAATAGCTCTGTAAAATACAACTAAAACTTCATACAGAAATATAATTtgtactgataataataataataataataataataattgggcTTTATAATTTACATTTGAATCAATATGAGCTATTTCTATGTTATACTTGATAGTAATAacaagttttattattattataatattaaaggTGAATTTTTTGCCCGATTTTTGGCGCCCCCTGGAGTCCAGACAGCTCTTAGCAGTTGTTGATACTTCATTGCTGAATGGGCCTGACGAGAAGAcaagatttttttgtattatttcattcattaattttctaccgcttattacggggggtgctggagcctatcccagctgtcttcgggcgagaagcggggtacaccctggactggttgccaaccaatcacaatcacagggcacatatagacaaacaaccattcacactcacattcatacttatggacaatttggagtcgctaattagcatagcatgtttttggaatgtgggaggaaaccagagtacccggagaaaacccacacatgcacgtggagaacatgcaaactccacacagagatggtcgagggtggaatttaactcgtaGCTGTGAAgtgtgcacgctaaccactcacctgCCGTGCAAACGAGGCTAGCAATTGAtgaatgtgtgcatgttctGTCACAGGTACGAGTCAACATCGTCAGACGATAGCAGCAGCGACAGCTCGGACGAAGGGAGCGACTCCAGCGAGTATCACGAAGCCCGGGAAAAACTACCAGAGTCCGCGTCCAAACACCAGCCGACCCCCCAGCCTATAGAGGACAACGGCGTACCTCAGCATCCGGCCGATGAAACAGCGGCCGAGGATTCCTCCTCTCAGCCTGCAACAACGGACCAAACGGCGACCGAGTGTGGAACGCCAGAACGTGACTCCCAGACGTCGCCACCCGGCGCCAATCTTGCACCTCCATGTCCCGCCAAGGGGTCTGCCTGCCAGGAGAGTGTCAGCCTGCCGTCAACCACCAGCACTGAATCCAACTCGCATGTTACCTCCTCAGCAGCTCAGTGCGTCGCTCAGAGTCCAGATGTTGCTCGGCAGCTGGCGGCGGACGCTACTGCCCCGTCCGACCAACCCACGCCGCCTCCTGAGAGCACTCCCACTAAACAAGTCAGGTGAGCCCACACAtgattgttgacaaaaaaatggacaatgaaaacaattcagtttattttgttgtcattcCAGGCTGGAACTAAG comes from Doryrhamphus excisus isolate RoL2022-K1 chromosome 15, RoL_Dexc_1.0, whole genome shotgun sequence and encodes:
- the kank2 gene encoding KN motif and ankyrin repeat domain-containing protein 2 isoform X1, giving the protein MAQVLHMDPGFPGKLSSPAPPSLHGKEQEAPYSVETPYGYRLDLDFLKYVNDIEKGNTIKKVPIQRRPRYGSLPRGSYGYTGSWWTSTESLCSNASMESRHSSYSYCAPGYHTTQRPSFSTARVEKTLLDARRKLEEEKEGRRFCNLGSMHSSVAGSNTSISSAHSFNRAQGGGGTFTPVSSGLSTPVTPTPAHLQHVREQMAAALRKIRDLEEQVKTIPVLQVKISVLQEEKRQLSVQLKSQKFLGHTMSFNRGRSRGELYIDIPEEDVSSGAKDNGKTSVPLSPTTPEGSKQDSGCEIEDTVIVAGARPDAKREVRTIGVGPEGEKSSRQVGVGVREVDLGLLPEAEALKNQVVHLEGQLKRMMEELQATSARKDTGPRAEHPVMATSLGWQELQDSNLQTLVTFTQQSPHREQRTVGIQVYTLEQPTVVEVGSLLRAVSCSPPSAGIVDHNRGPTEGSTVGVPVAVSSKQVRDVLKSELSTSVPVSNPAMTVGTAENQMAAVMYFKEEETCLDRSAETFQSQDGHTTASSPLSYLRSIMKRKAEGEPGSPSTKKNLQFIGVNGGYESTSSDDSSSDSSDEGSDSSEYHEAREKLPESASKHQPTPQPIEDNGVPQHPADETAAEDSSSQPATTDQTATECGTPERDSQTSPPGANLAPPCPAKGSACQESVSLPSTTSTESNSHVTSSAAQCVAQSPDVARQLAADATAPSDQPTPPPESTPTKQVRLELSDSLMSALHDLQKALGEPNAFSEQNARAAYTNVLQEWLRVSCHKAADVAAVEAYTDAFAAVSPQLLEFIINMADGNGNTALHYTVSHSNFPVVKLLLDTGLCNADKQNKAGYTAIMLTALAAFHSDSDLQTVLQLLRTGDVNAKASQAGQTALMLAVSHGRGDMVRALLSCGAQVNIRDDDGSTALMCACEHGHVDIVRQLLSVPGCDATLTDNDGSTALSIALEASQNDIAVLLYAHLNFAKPPSPVSPKSPLLGSSPPPPAGETK
- the kank2 gene encoding KN motif and ankyrin repeat domain-containing protein 2 isoform X2 gives rise to the protein MAQVLHMDPGFPGKLSSPAPPSLHGKEQEAPYSVETPYGYRLDLDFLKYVNDIEKGNTIKKVPIQRRPRYGSLPRGSYGYTGSWWTSTESLCSNASMESRHSSYSYCAPGYHTTQRPSFSTARVEKTLLDARRKLEEEKEGRRFCNLGSMHSSVAGSNTSISSAHSFNRAQGGGGTFTPVSSGLSTPVTPTPAHLQHVREQMAAALRKIRDLEEQVKTIPVLQVKISVLQEEKRQLSVQLKSQKFLGHTMSFNRGRSRGELYIDIPEEDVSSGAKDNGKTSVPLSPTTPEGSKQDSGCEIEDTVIVAGARPDAKREVRTIGVGPEGEKSSRQVGVGVREVDLGLLPEAEALKNQVVHLEGQLKRMMEELQATSARKDTGPRAEHPVMATSLGWQELQDSNLQTLVTFTQQSPHREQRTVGIQVYTLEQPTVVEVGSLLRAVSCSPPSAGIVDHNRGPTEGSTGVPVAVSSKQVRDVLKSELSTSVPVSNPAMTVGTAENQMAAVMYFKEEETCLDRSAETFQSQDGHTTASSPLSYLRSIMKRKAEGEPGSPSTKKNLQFIGVNGGYESTSSDDSSSDSSDEGSDSSEYHEAREKLPESASKHQPTPQPIEDNGVPQHPADETAAEDSSSQPATTDQTATECGTPERDSQTSPPGANLAPPCPAKGSACQESVSLPSTTSTESNSHVTSSAAQCVAQSPDVARQLAADATAPSDQPTPPPESTPTKQVRLELSDSLMSALHDLQKALGEPNAFSEQNARAAYTNVLQEWLRVSCHKAADVAAVEAYTDAFAAVSPQLLEFIINMADGNGNTALHYTVSHSNFPVVKLLLDTGLCNADKQNKAGYTAIMLTALAAFHSDSDLQTVLQLLRTGDVNAKASQAGQTALMLAVSHGRGDMVRALLSCGAQVNIRDDDGSTALMCACEHGHVDIVRQLLSVPGCDATLTDNDGSTALSIALEASQNDIAVLLYAHLNFAKPPSPVSPKSPLLGSSPPPPAGETK